The nucleotide window TAACACGATCAACGTCCAAAAACgtaagctacgaaaatactttttgtacgcaaagaaacaaaaaataacgactttatttgtCTCCTTCGCGTCACCCTAGCTCCATTTTGAAGCGTATACATTGGACGCAAATAGCGTACGCAGTTTTGTGTCAGCTGCGTCACGCTCTAATCAAAGCGTAAACGACGTAAACAGCGTATCCGCGTGAGTGACGCAGCTGACACAAAACCGCGTACGCTATTTGCGTTCAATGGATACACTCCGACATATGGCGCTAGGTTGGCGCGGAGcagacgaattgttgaataaagtcgttagtttttgttttctttgcgtacaaaaagtattccagtagcttcttaaaattacttttaaagccctgatgtcacatggatcaTTTTACCGATCTCCTTGCTACGTTTCTCGTGTtcattacattgctgtctatgggagggtcagagagctgtcagaatgcgtcaaaaatatcttatatcTTATAAATTGTCGAAGACGAacgaagcttttacgggtttggaacgacattggggtgagtaattaatgacaaaattttcattttggggtggagtaaccctttaatttatttaagaaataaatactgaccccaaatgcTTGAACAGTAGTGTTTTCCTATAATCTTTCACTGCACACTTCACAGTTTCACACAGGAAAACACTGATTATTCATTATCAAGAATGACCAGTACCGTTCCCATAGGTAATGAATCAGTAACCAGTTGACTTGGCAAATTTACCCAATGTGCACAAGGGACGTCAAAATCAGCCTTGAGGGAAAACAAGGATTTGCAAAGTCTGTTTTCAGTAAGGTTACCAGAACTAAATGAGGATACATTCACTAGGTACGAAcccacagtgtttttttttcttaagacaGAAGACCTGCTGTAGATTGTGTTATGAAGCTGAAAAGGACTCTGCTAATGTCATAGTCATTTCTGCACTGTGATGGACAGGCTTGGTATGTATTACATTTCTTTTGTGCTCATGGAACAAAGTTTTCTGTTCCGAATAGTTGAGGTGAATTTATTTGTGTGTGCTGCAAAATCAATACGTGATTTCTTACTAAATTTTGTAATACTAATTTTGTTTAATGCAACAATGAAtgagaataaagaataaaaagttTCAGTTTATTCACGTGTaatatttgtatgtgtgtgtttgtaattGCACGTGcagaataatttattatataaatcaaattttatatatgcagttcaaaagtttacacccccctttcagaatctgcaaaatggtaattattttaccaaaataaaagggatcatacaaactgcatgctattgtttatttagtactgacctgaataagatatttaaaataaaatatgtttacatatagtccacaagagaaaataatagttgaatttataacatTGACCCCCATTTGTTAGTTTGGGAATCTGACCAGGACATGAACCATATCTGACTCTCCCAGAGGTATCAAAGAACCTTACATCATTTGCATGCATTTGCATATTTTGAGCTTTTGTATTGTAGCTTTCTGAACGGATTTTGCTGTATCACTCTCACATGTTGTTGGTGAGCCAGATCCTCAAATGAACAAGATACAAAGTGTTGAGTTGATTTGAGGTTAATGAGTGAACAGATGTAAACAGAACAGGACAGTTAGTAACAGGAAGTTGGTGTACCACAGGAAGTAGATAATATGTCAGATCCACCTGTCTACTTTCACACAGCTCTAAAAACCTGGAAATGGCCTAGTTGCTGTGAACTGACATAGCAGTTGGCTGTTACATGTCTACTAAAAAGAAAGCTCTGTTTCTTCATTTCAgaacatacatgcttatttattGAACCCTTATGTTCCAACAGACCTGCATTCAGCTGCATCCACCACTGACACGATCCAGCATGGTCCCAGCATTGCTCTTACAAATAAGtatagacatttttttaaatgtccacaaatgttgttgttgttgttcttctattttcttcaaaaacattaatgatTTCTTCTTTAGTATCTACACTGCAGTTATTAAGGTGTTCAAGGGAGAGGAACTACAGCCGAATGAGCTGTACTGTTTGAATGAAAACACCAGGTATAAACTAAACTATAGCTGTAATATCAAATTTTAAATGTGCAATACCTACCTTAAgcagctgtttgctttcattcaTCCAGGTGGCTTCTAAGGACAGATATGGGCTTCTTTATCAAAGAGTATTACCAGGTGCTTTAGCATGTCAGTTCCCAGAGCCATGCTGTTCTTTTTCtggtaaaacaaataaaaatgcttCACTTGATTGTTTGCAGAATCAGATTTTGACCAAAGGTCTGTCAATCATTTTGGATGAGATTCAGAAGCATGAAGGTGAGACACAAATGTGGTCAATCTGCTGTTTGTGCACGAGTGTCCATCATTAAAACAGGTCTCTaatatgaccttttttttttttctcaggagaaaGACAGCTCTTTGCTTTGGCACAGGTGTGGGATAGGTTTTTCACTGAGATTCTCCCCACTTTGCAGGCTATTTTATATCCTCTGCAGGTAAATGTGCTTGTGAACGTGACATTTCTTCAaacagaaactttttttttcgcttggtaaaataaatgtgaacatttagATCAAGTCTGCACTTACTTGAGACATCAAATGTGTAGCAGCAAGACTAGAGATTGCACATGTCAAACTCAGGCCGACCTGTaattcttctcttctcttctcttcttgaCAAGCTGCAAGGATATTATAGCCTACTCTATTTACTACTGTTcaagcttttttgtttttaaagtctcctatgctcaccaaggctgcaatttctttctttttttttctttattatgcaAGAAGTGAATGTGACAATAGGCTGCAATTTCTgcaaggggtcatcggatgctaaactaacttttccacgttaatgtgtgttggcagtttgtgtacacaaccaccctacaatgataaaaatccacccagtggtattttttaatctttaaaagtaatatcccctttttaaaatcaggtcattctcagcttcttgtcattgtgacgaaacacagttgattgacatgagcgtcttaccttagacccgccttcaccgagctgaaacagtccgaatacgatcgccattgtgtcaacTCAGGAGCAGAGGAAGACAAAGAATATCGCccattgagtgattgaggtgttctgttgttggatgtaataatgaacatagcagtcgtcatttactcccgacatctgagccgctgaagatgcagaggattaacgttactttcgttttttaaaagtaaaacgccgattccgatctacatatgcgtctatgttcgtgatgcagcttctcccacagcagaagtgagtataagggctttttatgcatctttgccaatggcctttcttaataatgtgtttgttgacaagtttcgccgctaaattccactaaacacggctaaagtaaacatcacgtctcatcattccaggcagagaggggcagggcaagGAGGGCttgtttgcatttaaaggggccatgcaataaaatgagttgattttttgcagagctgattttgccaaagtaaaagggtgttttttttttaactactgctgagaatttttaaccaaagtataatatagacttttcattaagaccttaaagaatcatatgaacttgtggaaaatgggcatccgatgacccctttaatgaaaaatacaataaaatacaatacaataaaaataatattagtacaCCATTTATTGTCTTCTGTTTTAAAAGAACCTAAAAGTGAAAAGTCATGCCTGTAATGGCAAATGTTTTGAGCAGCCATTAttagtcattctaatatgctggtttcatgctcaaaaaacatttatgaaacatttgtttttaattgAATGAAGCATATATACAGTTCTTTTAGACACTAATGTACACTAAAAGCGTTTTACGATGGAACTTTTGTTACAACGTAAAAGTCTTTTATACTTACACAACACGGAAGTAAGCCTGGCGAGATTTCTGATTCATTAGCCGCAAAATatcgagaagaataacaacatgcagtaatcGTTAAAACTGGCGgatcgtttcattagataagacccttatttcttgactgggatcgtttagacccctttgaagatgcatttatactgcattttggaagttcattgaagtccactatatggagaaaatttctgaaatgttttcttcaaaaaacataatttatttacgactgaagaaagacagacatgacatttttggatgacaagggggagagTTTTGATCTGGAACTGAACTAATCTTTAGTGAACTTAAAATGGTGATTTTGAATATTGTTTAGGCATTTCAACCCCCTGTGGTTAAATTAATTGTGGTGTATTTTGACTCTGCATGAATTGTATTCTGTTTCTCTCTTATTCTATATGCAGGGGCAGGAGTTGACAGTGAGACAGATGGCTCTTCTCGGCTTCAGGGACCTGGTCCTAATGAAGCTCTCTTTGGGTGACCTGCTGCGCAAGAATCTGTCTCTCATCCCAGCATCCATCACACAGATGCTGCTTGTACTACAGGTGAATGTTAACCACAAGCCCATGCTGAATGCCCATCTGTACCATCGCTATTATTCATGTCTGTTCTGTTCTTGTGTTTGTGTAGGGAATTCAGGAATCCAGAGGACCATCAAAGGAATATTGCCAACTTGAGAGACTAGTGGCACTAGTGGTCACACCGTATTTATGGAACTGCAAACACACAAGTAAGAAAACCAACACTATTAGTTTAATCTGAGCCTGAAGTATTGTTCTGTTGCCATCGCAAAATGCTTTCACAATTTTGCCATTTCCCCAACCACAAAATAAAGtattagttcatccaaaaatgtaaaattatttgtACTACTCACCCCAATGGTGATCCAAATTCACGACTGGTCCTGTGTGTGGCAAACAGACAAAATCAAAATTCATTCATAATCCCTTTTCATGAGctgttaaagaaatagttcacttccagaataaaaatttacagataatgtactcaccccattgtcattcaagatgttcatgcctttgtttcttcagtcgtaaaaaatagttttttaaggaaaacatttcaggaattatctcaatatagtggatttcaacgcccaaaatgcagtttcaacgcagcttcaaagggctttaaacgatcccagccgaggaataagggtcttatctagtgaaacgatctgtcattttctaaaaaagtaaatatttgtatactttttaacctcaaatcatccaacatcgctgcagaagtaccgacccacaGCCTTTAgtaacggcctttacaaaaaatggtaaaacagcgatgtgggACCATTTTGAAGTTGAATGAGATTTTCTCtaaactgtattgacccggattacacagagtatgcagcgtagagctagacaagatgagtttttgagattaaaaagtatatacatttttagttttagacattcaaactcgtgggcaccattgaagtccactatatggagatgattcttgaaaagttttcctcaaaaaaacatatctttacgactgaaggaagaaaggcataaacatcttgcatgacgacggggtgagtacattatctgttaatttatgttctggaagtgaactactcctttaatagaaAGAATCAATCTTTTGTGTTTAGTGCAAGAAAGTTCTGGTTTGACAGGTTAGGGATGCCGTGAAAGGTGCAACTCCTTTACCTTTGGCTACAAATCTGTGACTTTCTCACATTCTCGTAGGCTGCACTGAACACAGCGCCACAAGAGCACAAGTGAGTCATCCTGAGATAAGGATTACTCATTACATCTCTGAAGGCTCTCTGCTGTCCCCTGTAGTAGAACAGGAAGGAGAGGTGTACCTCGAGAGGGTGGGAAACCAACGACGTCACAGTGTTACAAATGCTCATTCTGACATCCAGCTGCTCAATGTTAATAGTAGGGTTTATACCGGGATGGACGACAGCTGCAAAACTATAGATGTGACTAAAACACACGTCTGAAATGTGTCATAATATGAAAGCATCTGTGAGAACTTTTGATTGTGCAGGAAAGACCGAGAATACCTGACATTTAACAATAATTTATAAAGACAAATTAACACATTTGAACAATGTATATTGTGatgaaaaaagaaagtaaaaaatcATCATATGAAAAAGGATATGTCAGATTTCCAGTGTCAATACAATGATCAGATTAACTTGCATAAATTAACTCCATTTGATTATGCTGAGATGTTCAATGAAGAAAGTAGAACACATTCACACATGTAAGCAATATCAAACAAATTCAGTAAAAATCTGTTATGCCTTGAGACGAAGCTTGTTACGTTCCGCACCCTTGAGAAATTTCGAGCAGCTGACAACTTTCAGTCGACACAAACATTGCATTAAAGATGCAATCACATTTATCGTTGTTAGGGTAAAAAATCCAGTCATTTATATACAAATCTAAGTGGATTTCAACAGGCAGATTTTGCAGATTCACTCTATTAAGCAATAGAAATTTGCCTGGATTGAAAAGGATTCTTTGTGAGCTACACTTTATGCATCACTAACAATGTTTCATTGCTAATGTAACCGCACCTTAGGAAGTTATTAAATGAACACAATGCACCACAGTGCTGCTCTGTTCTAGTTTTGCTTTAAATGGTCAGATCTTGTCAAATAAATGAAAGTACATAGTTTATGCCAAAAAAGCAAAAAGGTCTTCTTTCCTCTCACAGGACCTACTGGTAAATTCAATTGCAGTTGAATGTAGTATCGTGAGAAAAATTTGTGAAGGCCAACACTCTAAGCAGCACCATTAAAATATGTTGACACCCTTTAGCTTGGTTGACAGGACATTCAATGACATTTGTGATACTATTCATACGTAGGTTTGTCCATTGATTGCACAATGCTTTTGAAAAACATTTGCacattaccagtcaaacgtttttgaatggtaagatttaaaaaaaaaaaaaaaaaaaagtattttctgctcaccaagcctgcatttatttgatccaaagtacagcataaatagcattctcgttttttttttactatttaaaataactgctttctattcatatattttaaaatgtaatgtattcctgtgatttcaaagctgaatttttagcatcattaccccagtcacatgatccttcaaaaaccaTTCTAAGGATTCActgcacaaaaaatattttttattattatgttgaaaacagctgagtagaattttgtcaggtttctttgatgaatagaaagttcagaagaacagcatttatctgaaatagaaatcttttgtaatattatatcattttatacaaaaaaatgtactcaactgttttaaatattcataacaataaaaaaaaattcttgaacagcaaatcttcatattagaatgatttttgaaggatcatgtggcactaaagactggagtaatgatgctgaaaatgcagctttgatcacaggaataaattacattttaaaatatattcaaatagaacgcagttattttaaatagtaataatatttcaaaattttattgtttttgctatactttggatcaaatggaTGGATAAGCAGAAGAGACCTATTAACAAATCATAAAAAATCCAtccattaaaaaacttttgactggtagtgtgtatttaAAACACTTCCCAACTGACATGCGGGTTGTGTAAAACCATCATTACTAAGCCTGGTGTACCATGAGGAGTCTAAGAAAGTCCAGGTTTTGCCGCATTTTCCTAGTTTCAGCAGTGTCTATGAGAACTTATGAAGGAAGGAGCAATGTAGACACTCAAAGTGAAGGTTCGGACCCCCGAGGTTGGACCCCTTCCCTCCTGAGGCTAGCGTCGAATCGTGGTGTGACCTCGCAGCGCACCAACAGCACGTCGTCTTTCACAAACCCACGTTGCCGCAAGGCCTGTAGGTGCAGGAAAGTGACGTAGCCGAAGCCTTTGGGGTTGCGCTGCACAGTGGGCCTCTGAAAGGCTTGCAGGTCTGGCTTGGTCTCCATCACTTCCACATGATGCTGCCCCTCGACCTGGTCCAGCACTGCCAATCGGATCGTCCCCTGCAAGGGCCAGGAGAGCTGGCTGTCAAACTCACCCTGCATAGTGTGCACGAAAAGTGAGATGTAGTTGGAACAGCGAGGGGCGCTGGGAGTTTGCAGATGCAATCGTAAGCAGAGTTTGTACCCCGGCCGGCCCGTGTAGAAAGGGGGGCTGTGGAGGACTATGGGTTGACCCGCTTCTTGGCTGCGCAGGTGCATTGAGAAGTTCTCCAAGCGCCATACGTAGACGCCTTGATACTGCTGGGCTTCCAGCTCTCGAGTGGCCTCCTCCAGTGTGCCCAGCTTTCGGCGTAGCTCTGTGACCTGGTTTTTCTGTGTCTCGTTGTGGATGCACAGCTCCCGGATCTGTTGGTCTTGACGAACCAGCCGACCTTCCAGTTCTATGACCGTCTCCCGCAGGTTCATCAGCTCCTGTCTACACTGGCAAGAATCTGGCGCTCGTGCAGATGCACCACGTTCATCTGGGGAAGAGTGGGAGGTGACTGACGGCACTGGGCAGCTATTGAGAGTCTGGCTGCGCAGAAACTCAGCCATGTAGCGCATGTGCATCTGTGTAAATTCCTGCATGTGCCGCGCCAGCTCATTTCTTGGCATCTGTAACATTTCCAAAGGAATAAAAAGGTTTGACATTTCTGAGagaaggtcatatgggtttttgaaaaatatatttttagcagTTTGTAATGTAGCTATCCTTCATTTacacagtctgcaaagttgttaatcaaaaaagtgcattatacataaagatacGCTCTCAAAGAAAAAGTCGACTCAGAATCGCCTTAACCAGTTCTCATCTTTTtgaatcttctgcctgttaccaATCTAAGTAACTGGGTAACGCATAATCTCTGCCTGTCCACATCATGAGAAGGCACTGTGTTCtgcgctgtgaaagcaagtttgttttgtgtttattgccgaaagatgatgatgtgaagaatcagtggttaaaattcaTTTTTCTCCACGATACCACAGCAGTACCATTCGAACCTTTCGTTGTTTGCTCGTCATTTTACCAaagactgcttctctaatctttcCTTTTATCCTCATctctgaaccacaacctgtaagtacgattgatacgttatgtgtacattttcaagtgagtgctcaaaaCGTCAAGTTTTTcatgctaatatgtgatgtatacctagtgcagctttaggttcgCGTCACGATtcgcttgcataagtgttaaacaattttttttatgtcattattttaagaacagaTTCAAGcctatattgttttatgtaacaGTGCATCAGGGTTGCCACCCCATTGCTACTCAAACCTAGCCCAATGACGTTATGAGGGGGTTTATGCTTTTGTTGGGGTTTCACTGTTAAATTTGCATTCCATGGGCTAAATATGACATTgctggggtcgcttcaacccgcggacatcaaAACAACCGCAGACTTGTCAACATAGACGGTAGCGCccgctaacttgctcaagtactcctctcagtgccaatcacaacagacttgtccaactgaccaatcagagtaGAGCAGGCTTATGGAGGGGAGGACTTTACAGACATAACACTCAAAGCTGATTTGAACGAATGGttttgaaatcattgacaaatgactatgTATAAATGTGTATTATGAGAAAATGACAACGTTAGCTGAACTTTTAAGCATTTAAACATGTTTTAGGAGACTccacacaaacaaaaaaacactgcttTTAGGAATAgcttacctaaaaatgaaaatatttgcacaccctcatgtttttccaaacctgtaggagTTTATTTCTTATgatgaagacaaaataagatattttgaagaatttgtTGGTTTTCATTGTCTTCTATAGTAGGGAAGTTAAGGattaccatcaactgtttgattTTCCAGGCttccagcattcttcaaaatatctttttttatgtccaacataagaaaaaaaagtatgcaGTAAGTAAACGACAACACAGTTGTAATTTTCGGATGAACTCTctctttatatattaatatttttgtggaaacaaatatatttttgaggattccttgatgagcagaaagtgaaaaaaaaaaaaaaaaaatcatttgaaatTGTTTTGTAGTCCACTGAAATACTAAGGCAGCGTTATTTTATGTTGACGTAATTTTaaatgaaacaggaagacaggccAGGACAAATCAGAACAAAGCAGTTTCAGCGTctgtttatagtgtagggggcaggATGATTCAGATTCtacagagcatttgattggacagaaagtttgatgagaagctgaagtccAAGGTGATGTCATAAAAACCGTtcattcatattggcggaagttaaAGAGTGTAGGTTTTAAATGCTTATATCTACTAATCCTTtaattgttttggagcacactagcttacagaTCTTATCTTATCTGTTCTCAAACGTTTGAATGATATTctgcttaaaggagaactccggtgtgattttgacctaaagtgtattgaatcatgataccgagtgtaaacgtaccttgcatatctcatctcgtcttgtccactgctgtccgaaatctggggtcagttatccgatgctcacaacagcttgtcaatgatattcaatcgggcatcgaaggagccatgtaaataaatcactgttttacgccatttacgaggcacaaagtagctccagacttcattggtagacttccaagggccctgacatttaaaacgagacattgagaacttagaaaaagcaccggtagtttatttacaagtagatttatacagacagtaacggcaagaagtttagcggccgccgatcaccaaggaatttatcagcttatcaacgtaccaggttgtagtttccttggtgctcgacactcgacttatcgtgactacatttaagatggcggcggcagctaaacttcttgcggttactgtctgtataaatctacttgtaaataaactaccggtgctttttctaagttctcaatgtctcgttttaaatgtcagggcccttggaagtctaccaatgaagtctggagctactttgtgcctcgtaaatggcgtaaaacagtgatttatttacatggctccttcgatgcccgattgaatatcattgacaagctgttgtgagcatcggctaactgaccccagatttcggacagcagtggacaagacgagatgagatatgcaaggtacgtttacactcggtatcatgattcaatacactttaggtcaaaatcacaccggagttctcctttaatacaGAATGCACATTTTTCAATATATTTCTGGAGTATTACGCAACAGGAATCTCACGGCTTACCTTTTCCCGACAACCAAAAGTGCTGAAAGTACAGGCTACAGGAGCTTTCAGACAGTCTGTGTCACAATGCAATGCCAACTGAAACCAATAAGAACATATTCATTTAGTTTCACAATGAATAATTGTAAGTatcaaacaaaataaattacTGTTGTGCCACAGGTAATGTGCATATTTGTGACAAATATACCTGATCCCGAATAAGCTCCATTTCGCAATATTCACACACTGTATTGGCGAAAGGGCAAATCTGTTCATGAAtctacacaaaacaaaacaaaaaaaagtttcagATATTAACATTAGACAGTGTTGTTATTGAAAACTAAAACGTTGAAAATGTTCTTTGTCCATTAACATAAAGTcgacaaaaattaaaaaacagaaaactGAAATATAATGAGTCACTTTGATAAAAAtaatacagaaatacaaataaattaaagcaaaattcaactgggaaaaaaaaacaataaatgacaacttaaactaaaatgtaaaCGCTAATTAAATATTAACAGATCTACATTCAAAACCACTTAACCAAATCTAAACATATCCAGACTGTGAACAGGAAACAATAGGTTTCACCTGTTTGTCAGCATACACATAGCTCCCTGCACACGCATTGCAGGTCAGAAGCCGCTGTAAACACTGCTGGCTCTTGTGTTCATCCAGATGGCTCTTACGAACAGACTCCAGACACTGAGGGCACTGCACTGTGGCAAACTTACACTGAGACAAgtgtttctgaggaaaaaagaatgTAATAGCACAATTAAACAAGTTGGCACCATGACAACTGCGATTTAGCAAGCATGTTCATGACTCCAAGCTAATGGGTTTGTAATGACATTTATGAAAGGTCTTGCTCTCTGAAGAGTTGATGCATAACATATCCATGAACTGTTCTAAATAACAAGATTTTAAGTTGAAATACATGTCCTTAGGTCCCATAACTCAtcgtaaattatgttttttatctGGGGGCAGGTTTATTAAATCTTCCAAAGAAAGAAGTTAAGAAAATTCCAAAATgagatcattaaaataaaaaataaaaatttaacgaAGGTAATTACAGGTTTTGGCATCATCAGATCGTTTGGCAGTTCTTTATGAATACTTgctaataaattgtattatttttagtaCTGCCTGCAAATTATCATTATAATAATCATGCATACAGCATTTAAAATACTTTTCCCATGTCAAACCCATAATTTTACCTCTAGTTGTCGCAACTCCATTTTATCACTGCATCCTACGTTAGAACATCGGACAGTTAGGGAAAGGATCTCTCGTTTGGCAAAGTTATCAGGGAAGAGCTGTTCTTCAAGCAGCACCTCATTGTCGACTGGACATTTCTGCCCTGTGTCCCTGCCAGAAAATAGGAAGTTATAATTGACATttttaaccctgtaaagcctgacataCAGTAATAATCAAAGGTCACGAaattatatgtttttttaaacaaatgggacaatttattgaacctttagacaaaataatatttaaacaattacataaaatatacaCTGATGTGcttaagtttgggatcagtaagtttaatgttaaagtctcttatgctcattaaagttccatttatttaatagtattattaactattattgcaatttaaaatagcagttttttattttaagatacttgaaaatgtcatttatttctgtgatgcaaagctgaattttaatcagccattactctggtcttaagtgtcacatgatcattcagaaatcatttgaatatgctgctttattatcaatgttggaaagagttgtgctgcttaatattttgttggaacctcgagattctttgatgaataaaaaagtttaaaaaaaatgattcaaaataagattattttctaacaatattagTATTAACTATCACTTTCACTTCAGATTTCTAttagaaataaatgctgttctttttaatgttttattcatcaagtaTCCTGGAAAAAAGCACCACAagtttaaaaatattaagcagcataactgtttccaacactgataataaattagcatattagaataatttctgacgGACACAGAACACAGagttataatgctaaaaattcagctttgcatcaaatgaataaattctattttaaagtatattaacattgaaaaccactattttaaatcaaaataatattgcacaatttaaatttttccctgtaatttcaatcaaataaacgccgccttgatgagcagaaaagacttctttaaaaaacattaaaaatcatactgatcccaaaattttgaacagcaatgtaggcctatatattaaaaacacatatttaaataaa belongs to Garra rufa chromosome 3, GarRuf1.0, whole genome shotgun sequence and includes:
- the LOC141331054 gene encoding proline-rich protein 5-like codes for the protein MDRLDLHSAASTTDTIQHGPSIALTNNIYTAVIKVFKGEELQPNELYCLNENTRWLLRTDMGFFIKEYYQNQILTKGLSIILDEIQKHEGERQLFALAQVWDRFFTEILPTLQAILYPLQGQELTVRQMALLGFRDLVLMKLSLGDLLRKNLSLIPASITQMLLVLQGIQESRGPSKEYCQLERLVALVVTPYLWNCKHTSCTEHSATRAQVSHPEIRITHYISEGSLLSPVVEQEGEVYLERVGNQRRHSVTNAHSDIQLLNVNSRVYTGMDDSCKTIDVTKTHV
- the traf6 gene encoding TNF receptor-associated factor 6 codes for the protein MACSDLDKSSLDEFYYDTDSPSCAAAMEKEHNSYLSPTENPSTISVSASIPPDQQGYDVEFDPPLESKYECPICLMGLRSAVQTPCGHRFCNSCIRKSIRDTGQKCPVDNEVLLEEQLFPDNFAKREILSLTVRCSNVGCSDKMELRQLEKHLSQCKFATVQCPQCLESVRKSHLDEHKSQQCLQRLLTCNACAGSYVYADKQIHEQICPFANTVCEYCEMELIRDQLALHCDTDCLKAPVACTFSTFGCREKMPRNELARHMQEFTQMHMRYMAEFLRSQTLNSCPVPSVTSHSSPDERGASARAPDSCQCRQELMNLRETVIELEGRLVRQDQQIRELCIHNETQKNQVTELRRKLGTLEEATRELEAQQYQGVYVWRLENFSMHLRSQEAGQPIVLHSPPFYTGRPGYKLCLRLHLQTPSAPRCSNYISLFVHTMQGEFDSQLSWPLQGTIRLAVLDQVEGQHHVEVMETKPDLQAFQRPTVQRNPKGFGYVTFLHLQALRQRGFVKDDVLLVRCEVTPRFDASLRREGVQPRGSEPSL